In Porites lutea chromosome 1, jaPorLute2.1, whole genome shotgun sequence, a single genomic region encodes these proteins:
- the LOC140951752 gene encoding limbic system-associated membrane protein-like produces MSLMSLLLNCKPVMNIAFNLQTTFLLIMLFSAFVKAHGLAFDSEPNNTTIAATGSNQTFTWKLSLGEKDKSKQLRVQFGPWDRKYKIVKSFFMTVKQEPTGENETVARANQSTARRLHWNGDLSRDYYIAFELVNIQRKDAGDYGIRLRVDHFPPTILQIWFSLIVQDPTPTPYIDTRHITLDVIEGDHVHITCRTSVEARSYVMWFKDKVPVYAEQSKFLSLTNVNRLQGGNYSCVSINQAGNTTSPITTINVLYKPKIHSLRKLISVALLKRSPITLRCEADGNPSPTFYWHKGNEIIHEGFNSSGNASTLSVPPVNDKDSTRYVCIAKNKIGWDALTFQLHKKDTSTVPRPVADGETKGFKVINVLIPLLVVFLLFVLIIVVFICLKKRKIKRQKLLDGAEKTEIMWLRRTTKKEPPLMISAE; encoded by the exons ATGAGTTTGATGTCATTATTGTTGAACTGCAAACCAGTCATGAATATTGCCTTCAATTTACAGACCACCTTTCTCCTAATTATGCTAT TTTCAGCGTTTGTCAAAGCCCACGGATTAGCTTTTGATTCTGAGCCAAACAATACTACGATAGCAGCGACAGGATCAAACCAAACATTCACCTGGAAGCTGTCCCTCGGAGAGAAAGACAAGTCAAAGCAGTTACGAGTTCAGTTTGGTCCTTGGGATCGGAAATACAAAATAGTGAAGTCATTTTTCATGACTGTTAAACAAGAACCAACTGGAGAAAATGAAACTGTGGCTAGAGCAAATCAATCGACTGCGAGGCGTTTGCATTGGAACGGAGACTTGTCTCGTGACTACTATATCGCTTTTGAACTTGTCAATATTCAGCGCAAAGATGCTGGAGATTATGGAATAAGGCTCCGTGTTGACCATTTCCCTCCCACCATCTTACAGATATGGTTCTCTCTTATTGTTCAA GATCCAACGCCCACGCCGTATATTG ATACTCGACACATAACTCTGGATGTCATTGAAGGGGATCACGTGCACATCACTTGTCGTACCAGCGTGGAAGCGAGATCATATGTGATGTGGTTTAAAGACAAAGTTCCCGTTTATGCAGAGCAAAGCAAGTTTTTATCTCTTACAAATGTGAACAGATTACAGGGAGGGAACTACTCTTGCGTATCTATAAACCAGGCTGGAAATACTACGTCGCCCATCACAACTATTAATGTGCTCT ATAAACCAAAAATTCATTCTTTAAGAAAGCTGATTTCTGTTGCTCTGCTGAAACGAAGTCCGATAACGCTGCGGTGTGAAGCAGATGGAAATCCTTCACCGACGTTTTACTGGCACAAAGGCAATGAAATTATACACGAGGGCTTCAACAGTAGCGGCAATGCAAGCACTTTGTCTGTACCTCCTGTGAATGACAAGGATTCCACTCGCTATGTATGCATAGCAAAGAATAAAATAGGATGGGACGCTCTAACATTCCAACTGCATAAGAAAG ACACGAGTACTGTTCCCAGGCCAGTGGCGGATGGTGAAACAAAAG gTTTTAAAGTTATCAATGTTCTCATTCCCTTGCTGGTCGTTTTCCTCCTATTTGTCCTGATTATTGTCGTGTTCATTTGTTTGAAGAA GAGGAAAATCAAAAGGCAAAAACTACTCGATGGCGCTGAAAA GACTGAAATAATGTGGCTGAGACGTACCACGAAAAAGGAGCCACCTTTGATGAT
- the LOC140930116 gene encoding uncharacterized protein, with amino-acid sequence MRRLESLVKRLKKAGKLDDYDAIIKEQLQEGIIEEAPLAATGQEFYIPHKAVVRDSAENRKVRIVHDASAKAHDSVPSLNDCLEVGPPLKTQLWKVLLRGRFHAFALTGDIRETFLQVRISAQDGQGRSFTNSHVQALGSSLARDPRLSSLGE; translated from the coding sequence ATGAGGCGACTTGAAAGTCTAGTGAAACGACTGAAGAAGGCTGGAAAACTAGACGACTACGATGCTATCATTAAAGAACAACTACAAGAAGGAATTATAGAAGAAGCACCACTGGCTGCGACTGGGCAAGAGTTCTACATCCCCCACAAAGCTGTTGTCAGGGACAGCGCCGAAAACAGGAAGGTGCGAATCGTGCATGACGCTTCGGCGAAAGCGCATGATTCAGTGCCTTCTTTAAACGACTGCCTTGAAGTAGGACCACCACTAAAAACTCAACTATGGAAAGTACTTTTGCGAGGCAGGTTTCATGCTTTCGCCCTCACTGGCGACATCCGTGAGACGTTCCTCCAAGTGCGTATCAGTGCACAGGATGGACAAGGAAGATCCTTTACGAATTCACACGTACAGGCACTAGGGAGCTCTTTGGCTCGGGACCCTCGCCTTTCCTCCTTGGGGGAGTGA